A portion of the Burkholderia sp. GAS332 genome contains these proteins:
- a CDS encoding Outer membrane protein OmpA: MTGPRLTGYPYRTLFVWIAILALIWLVLSSPWSTGWNAIFAVLVVFLALIAVVIATKRGRARREASHHVLRAIDAALSSLPADLKRNTPLVLAVGDQDSALADSFGSDLVRATDSAIWVRNNDPDRLMHLADALKRWRDGQGPDAVAYLLAADQTTGSATLQAGLKRWRSAIGEASRAVGYPLPVCVALYAREIDGTPDECPWFGVSGADLLQPGDLPALIAARLARYTRVSSPEIADERRSRAHRAARLDAFTRWATEAVLPALVDTQRGAPPLLAVAFGVTAIEGRPAVDSLYGQFVARITELPLPSAYSAATPNASQAPNRLHCPLPDPLIRGIPPQPVRRALPRALAHAFVWLAACFCAAAAASAWQNRALVERVVGDMARYKAIAPTQDAARIDALKAVKRDRDELERYARSGVPPRLGLGFYRGAPLLPPANDLIASYQPPPPPASPSTIELDSMSLFRSGSAVLNPGSNRALIGALDMIKVHADRRVLIAGHTDSIGNPASNLKLSEARAASVRNWLADASGIALTQFAIQGYGDTRPKTSNDTDAGRAANRRVEITLVPDCRDTRHVSLNSSDSNNSGSTNQGHPACS, encoded by the coding sequence TTGACGGGGCCGCGCTTGACTGGTTATCCCTATCGCACGCTTTTCGTCTGGATCGCGATCCTGGCGCTAATCTGGCTTGTGCTGTCTTCGCCCTGGTCGACGGGGTGGAACGCGATCTTCGCGGTGCTGGTGGTCTTTCTCGCGCTCATCGCGGTCGTGATCGCGACAAAGCGGGGCCGGGCCCGACGTGAAGCCTCGCATCATGTATTGAGGGCAATCGACGCGGCCCTCAGTTCGCTTCCCGCCGACCTCAAACGCAATACGCCGCTGGTGCTCGCCGTCGGCGATCAAGACAGCGCGCTTGCGGACTCGTTCGGCTCTGACCTCGTCCGCGCCACCGACTCCGCCATCTGGGTACGCAACAACGACCCCGACCGGCTCATGCATCTGGCCGATGCGCTGAAGCGCTGGCGCGACGGCCAGGGGCCCGACGCCGTCGCGTATCTGCTCGCCGCCGATCAGACCACGGGCTCCGCGACACTGCAGGCAGGATTGAAGCGCTGGCGTTCGGCGATCGGCGAGGCGAGCCGCGCAGTCGGCTATCCGTTACCCGTGTGCGTCGCGCTGTATGCGCGGGAAATCGATGGAACCCCTGACGAATGCCCGTGGTTCGGTGTGTCTGGAGCGGACCTGTTGCAGCCAGGCGATCTGCCAGCCCTCATTGCAGCGCGACTCGCGCGGTACACACGCGTGTCCAGCCCGGAGATTGCGGACGAGCGCCGATCGCGAGCTCATCGTGCGGCCCGACTCGACGCATTCACGCGCTGGGCAACTGAAGCGGTGCTGCCTGCGCTCGTCGATACTCAACGTGGTGCCCCGCCGCTCCTGGCTGTGGCGTTTGGCGTAACGGCGATCGAGGGCCGTCCTGCCGTGGACTCGTTGTATGGCCAGTTTGTCGCACGTATCACCGAACTGCCTCTCCCGAGTGCCTATAGCGCAGCAACGCCCAATGCATCACAGGCGCCAAACCGACTTCACTGCCCGCTACCGGACCCGCTGATTCGCGGGATCCCACCTCAGCCGGTACGGCGCGCGTTGCCACGTGCTCTCGCGCATGCATTCGTGTGGCTCGCGGCATGCTTTTGCGCCGCGGCCGCCGCATCGGCCTGGCAAAATCGCGCGCTGGTCGAGCGCGTGGTGGGCGACATGGCCCGCTATAAAGCCATCGCACCGACCCAGGACGCGGCCCGGATCGACGCACTGAAGGCGGTCAAGCGCGATCGCGACGAACTCGAACGCTACGCCCGCTCCGGCGTGCCGCCGCGGCTGGGATTGGGCTTCTACCGGGGCGCCCCGTTGCTGCCGCCCGCCAACGATCTGATTGCCAGCTATCAGCCGCCACCACCGCCGGCGTCGCCGTCCACGATCGAACTGGACAGCATGTCGTTGTTCCGCTCGGGTAGCGCAGTCCTGAATCCCGGCTCGAACCGCGCGCTCATCGGCGCACTGGACATGATCAAGGTACATGCCGACAGGCGTGTGCTGATTGCCGGACATACCGACTCCATTGGCAATCCAGCCAGCAATCTGAAACTGTCCGAGGCGCGCGCCGCATCCGTGCGCAACTGGCTCGCGGACGCGTCGGGGATTGCGCTGACGCAATTCGCGATCCAGGGGTATGGCGACACGCGTCCCAAGACCTCAAACGACACTGACGCAGGACGCGCGGCGAACCGGCGGGTCGAGATCACGCTGGTTCCCGACTGCAGGGACACACGTCACGTGAGCCTGAACAGCAGCGACAGCAATAACAGCGGTTCAACCAACCAAGGCCATCCGGCCTGCTCATAG